The following proteins are co-located in the Acidimicrobiales bacterium genome:
- a CDS encoding NADH-quinone oxidoreductase subunit J: METVVFIIAAVIVVLGSLGVVLAKHTVHNALMLVATLFGIAVLFLAQDAQFLAVVQVIVYAGAIVVLFLFVIMLLGVDKVDDLRVEPLGGQRPLALALGVAVMVLGIVFVAVASDNGSTGQPASTAAIVDSVTGQPIVDPLTGEDLPTSATELREDDQEFGTETESNIRQLGRVVFTDYVWAFEITAVLLTIAVVAAVALARRPDPDDREDIDEGYVIPPPERLIDMSRLFGHRGDDDPADEDPALVSGPDDSADGGEA; encoded by the coding sequence ATGGAAACAGTGGTTTTCATCATCGCTGCAGTCATCGTCGTGCTCGGATCGCTCGGCGTGGTCCTCGCCAAACACACCGTGCACAACGCGCTCATGCTCGTGGCCACGCTCTTCGGTATCGCGGTCCTGTTCCTCGCCCAGGACGCGCAGTTCCTGGCGGTCGTCCAGGTGATCGTGTATGCCGGCGCCATCGTCGTGCTGTTCCTGTTCGTCATCATGTTGCTCGGCGTCGACAAGGTGGACGACCTGCGGGTCGAACCTCTCGGCGGGCAACGCCCCCTCGCCCTGGCGCTCGGGGTCGCCGTCATGGTCCTCGGCATCGTCTTCGTGGCTGTCGCCTCGGACAACGGATCGACAGGTCAGCCCGCCTCGACCGCGGCCATCGTCGACAGCGTCACCGGCCAGCCCATCGTCGACCCTCTCACGGGTGAGGACCTGCCCACCTCCGCGACCGAGTTGCGCGAGGACGATCAGGAGTTCGGCACCGAGACGGAGTCCAACATCCGCCAACTCGGTCGGGTGGTGTTCACCGACTACGTGTGGGCGTTCGAGATCACCGCGGTCCTGTTGACGATCGCAGTGGTGGCCGCCGTCGCCCTGGCGCGCCGACCCGACCCCGACGACCGCGAAGACATCGACGAGGGGTACGTGATCCCGCCGCCGGAGCGCCTGATCGACATGTCGCGCCTGTTCGGCCACCGCGGCGACGACGACCCGGCGGACGAAGATCCAGCTCTCGTGAGTGGACCCGATGACAGCGCTGACGGGGGCGAGGCCTGA
- the nuoK gene encoding NADH-quinone oxidoreductase subunit NuoK has product MEVTTTWYLILGAVVFSIGAVGLLVRRNPLVMFMCVELMLNAVNLTFVAFGRDLGDLGGQASVFFVLVVAATEVVVGLAIVVAIMRRRPGATADDVSLMRG; this is encoded by the coding sequence ATGGAGGTCACGACCACCTGGTACCTGATCCTCGGCGCCGTCGTCTTCTCCATCGGCGCGGTGGGACTGCTCGTCAGGCGCAACCCGCTGGTGATGTTCATGTGCGTCGAGTTGATGCTGAATGCGGTCAACCTGACCTTCGTCGCGTTCGGGCGGGACCTGGGCGACCTGGGGGGTCAGGCATCGGTGTTCTTCGTTCTCGTGGTGGCGGCGACAGAGGTGGTCGTCGGCCTGGCGATCGTCGTCGCGATCATGCGACGGCGCCCCGGTGCGACAGCCGACGACGTGTCGCTGATGAGGGGCTGA
- the nuoH gene encoding NADH-quinone oxidoreductase subunit NuoH — translation MDTLTFALDPLYIGGVGLEEVIITIVKVVAAFTILLVGVMLMIWFERKLISDMQNRVGPDLAGPWGILQTLADGIKLFFKEDLAPARAEPFVYKLAPYLSLIPALAVFVVVPIGGDFDNAGGAVTWFGNTTFLQVADPHVGILFVLAMSSMAVYGIMLAGWSSGSKYPLLGSVRASAQMVSYETALGLSLVTVLLFSGSLSTHDIVAEQADGWNWNLWLTGFIPFFVFMVAATAELNRPPFDLVEAEQEIVGGFHTEYTSLRFALFFLAEFMNVITMSAIMVTLFFGGPDGPIPFWESIGWLWGVFWFFLKVVAFLFTFIWFRATLPRVRYDQLMDLGWKFLIPLSLGWFLVIAAIQVGDDRDWNIAAVLGIAIGGLLLGSLVLFGAIREGRSRRLAGEGID, via the coding sequence ATGGACACGCTGACCTTCGCCCTCGACCCGCTCTACATAGGCGGGGTCGGCCTCGAAGAGGTCATCATCACGATCGTCAAGGTCGTCGCCGCGTTCACGATCCTGCTCGTGGGCGTGATGTTGATGATCTGGTTCGAGCGCAAGCTGATCTCGGACATGCAGAACCGGGTCGGCCCCGATCTCGCCGGACCGTGGGGGATCCTCCAGACGCTCGCCGACGGGATCAAGCTGTTCTTCAAGGAGGACCTCGCCCCGGCCAGGGCGGAGCCTTTCGTCTACAAGCTGGCGCCGTACCTGTCGCTGATACCGGCCCTCGCTGTGTTCGTCGTCGTGCCGATCGGCGGCGATTTCGACAACGCCGGGGGCGCCGTGACGTGGTTCGGCAACACGACGTTCCTGCAGGTGGCCGACCCCCACGTCGGCATCCTCTTCGTCCTCGCCATGTCGTCGATGGCGGTCTACGGCATCATGCTCGCGGGCTGGTCGTCGGGTTCGAAGTACCCGCTGCTGGGCTCGGTGCGGGCCTCTGCGCAGATGGTCTCCTACGAAACGGCCCTCGGCCTGTCGCTCGTCACGGTCCTGTTGTTCAGCGGTTCGCTCTCCACCCATGACATCGTGGCCGAGCAGGCCGACGGGTGGAACTGGAACCTGTGGCTCACGGGCTTCATCCCGTTCTTCGTCTTCATGGTGGCCGCCACGGCGGAGTTGAACCGACCCCCCTTCGATCTCGTCGAGGCCGAGCAGGAGATCGTCGGCGGCTTCCACACCGAGTACACGTCGCTGCGGTTCGCGCTCTTCTTCCTGGCCGAGTTCATGAACGTGATCACGATGTCGGCGATCATGGTCACCCTGTTCTTCGGTGGCCCCGACGGGCCCATCCCGTTCTGGGAGAGCATCGGCTGGCTGTGGGGCGTCTTCTGGTTCTTCCTCAAGGTCGTGGCGTTCCTGTTCACCTTCATCTGGTTCCGCGCGACCCTGCCCCGGGTCCGCTATGACCAGCTCATGGACCTCGGATGGAAGTTCCTCATCCCACTGTCGCTCGGCTGGTTCCTGGTCATCGCCGCCATCCAGGTCGGTGACGACCGGGACTGGAACATCGCCGCGGTCCTCGGGATAGCGATCGGCGGGCTCCTGCTCGGCTCGCTGGTCCTGTTCGGGGCCATCCGCGAAGGTCGCTCGCGCCGCCTCGCCGGGGAGGGGATCGACTGA
- the nuoL gene encoding NADH-quinone oxidoreductase subunit L encodes MSVSELTELVWLVPALPLAGFALLVVAGRRLGEPAAGWIGTAAVAGSFAASILVFIGMLDRGGEDRIVTHKLFTWIPAGDFSVDIAFLVDPLSVTMILFVTGVSMLIHLYSIGYMHGDADFSKFFVYLNLFVFSMLLLVLGDNMLLTFLGWEGVGACSYLLISFWFGDEANASAGKKAFVTNRVGDFGFMVAMFFAFFTFGSITYGEMFSGDISQTTATAIVVALMLGAAGKSAQFPLYLWLPDAMAGPTPVSALIHAATMVTSGVYLLVRFSPLLEAADSWVPAMIAWIGLGTAAFAATIAIGQNDIKKVLAYSTVSQLGFMFVAIGTGAYVAAVFHMVTHAFFKALMFLGSGSVIHGMDDEQDMRRYGGLAKVMPVTAVTFIVGWLAIAGVPPFSGFWSKDEILVFAYNDNKVLYVLLLATAILTAFYMSRLVFMTFFGERRWADDAHPHESPWQMTLPLAVLAIAALGAGALNLPFTKDVHFLEHWLEPSLFGNEAELAFKGGTKWVLAGVAIVGSTLGIIAGVVVYLQKRIAAARVEPPVFARGWYYDETVSAAMGGPGRAAFQATADADTSVVDGIVNGVAKLVRVGGGWTRRLQTGLVRSYALGITFGVVVLLGWFLARTSF; translated from the coding sequence GTGTCCGTGTCCGAACTGACAGAGCTCGTCTGGCTCGTGCCGGCCCTGCCCCTCGCCGGATTCGCCCTGCTCGTCGTGGCAGGTCGCCGTCTCGGTGAACCCGCCGCCGGTTGGATCGGCACCGCGGCGGTGGCGGGCTCGTTCGCCGCGTCGATCCTCGTGTTCATCGGGATGCTCGACCGCGGCGGCGAGGATCGGATCGTCACCCACAAGCTGTTCACGTGGATCCCCGCCGGGGACTTCTCGGTCGACATCGCGTTCCTGGTTGACCCCCTGTCGGTGACGATGATCCTGTTCGTCACCGGCGTGTCCATGCTGATCCATCTGTACTCGATCGGGTACATGCACGGCGACGCCGACTTCTCGAAGTTCTTCGTCTACCTCAACCTTTTCGTCTTCTCGATGCTGTTGCTGGTCCTCGGCGACAACATGTTGTTGACGTTCCTCGGCTGGGAGGGCGTGGGTGCGTGTTCGTACCTGCTGATCTCGTTCTGGTTCGGCGACGAGGCGAACGCCTCGGCCGGTAAGAAGGCCTTCGTCACGAACAGGGTCGGCGACTTCGGCTTCATGGTCGCCATGTTCTTCGCCTTCTTCACGTTCGGGTCGATCACCTACGGCGAGATGTTCTCCGGCGACATCTCCCAGACCACGGCCACCGCGATCGTCGTCGCGCTGATGCTCGGCGCGGCCGGCAAGTCCGCGCAGTTCCCGCTTTACCTGTGGCTGCCCGACGCCATGGCCGGCCCCACGCCGGTCTCGGCGCTCATCCACGCCGCCACGATGGTCACATCCGGCGTCTACCTGCTCGTGCGATTCAGCCCGCTCCTCGAGGCCGCCGACAGCTGGGTCCCGGCGATGATCGCCTGGATCGGTCTGGGGACCGCCGCGTTCGCGGCCACCATCGCCATCGGCCAGAACGACATCAAGAAGGTCCTGGCCTATTCGACGGTGTCGCAGTTGGGATTCATGTTCGTCGCCATCGGCACGGGTGCGTACGTCGCAGCCGTGTTCCACATGGTGACCCACGCGTTCTTCAAGGCGCTGATGTTCCTCGGGTCCGGTTCGGTCATCCACGGCATGGACGACGAGCAGGACATGCGACGCTACGGCGGTCTCGCCAAGGTGATGCCGGTCACCGCGGTCACGTTCATCGTCGGCTGGCTCGCGATCGCGGGTGTCCCGCCGTTCTCGGGTTTCTGGTCGAAGGACGAGATCCTTGTCTTCGCCTACAACGACAACAAGGTCCTCTACGTGCTTCTCCTGGCCACGGCGATTCTCACCGCCTTCTACATGAGCCGCCTCGTGTTCATGACCTTCTTCGGTGAGCGCCGCTGGGCCGACGACGCCCATCCCCACGAGTCGCCGTGGCAGATGACCCTGCCCCTCGCCGTCCTCGCCATCGCCGCTCTCGGCGCCGGTGCGCTGAACCTGCCGTTCACCAAGGACGTGCACTTCCTCGAGCACTGGCTCGAACCGTCGCTGTTCGGCAACGAGGCCGAGCTGGCCTTCAAGGGCGGCACGAAGTGGGTCCTCGCCGGCGTCGCGATCGTGGGCTCCACTCTCGGCATCATCGCCGGCGTGGTCGTCTACCTCCAGAAGCGGATCGCCGCGGCCAGGGTGGAACCGCCCGTCTTCGCCCGGGGCTGGTACTACGACGAGACGGTGAGCGCCGCGATGGGCGGACCGGGCCGCGCCGCCTTCCAGGCCACCGCGGATGCCGACACCAGCGTCGTGGACGGCATCGTGAACGGTGTGGCCAAGCTCGTGCGGGTCGGCGGCGGTTGGACCCGTCGCCTCCAGACCGGACTCGTGCGGTCCTACGCCCTCGGCATCACCTTCGGTGTCGTGGTCCTCCTCGGCTGGTTCCTCGCCAGGACGTCGTTCTGA
- the nuoI gene encoding NADH-quinone oxidoreductase subunit NuoI — protein MGLFEGFGITFNKMFEDRVTTKYPTDKRPKPERLHGRHVLNRYEDGMEKCIGCELCAGVCPARCIYVRGADNPPDDPVSPGERYGFVYEINYLRCIHCDLCVEACPTEAITETKLFEFSFTNREDAIYTRDELLVDDEGRPKHLPWEDWRPGEDEHTSAWMRATSPSGSAAYEGRVAWSGELGYGVRAPERGQSAPAADAASEEDDA, from the coding sequence ATGGGACTCTTCGAAGGTTTCGGCATCACCTTCAACAAGATGTTCGAGGACCGGGTCACCACCAAGTACCCGACCGACAAGCGCCCCAAGCCCGAACGGCTGCATGGCCGCCACGTCCTCAACCGGTACGAGGACGGGATGGAGAAGTGCATCGGCTGCGAGTTGTGCGCCGGTGTGTGTCCCGCCCGCTGCATCTACGTGCGCGGCGCCGACAACCCACCCGACGACCCCGTGTCGCCCGGCGAGCGCTACGGCTTCGTCTACGAGATCAACTACCTGCGCTGCATCCACTGCGACCTGTGCGTGGAGGCCTGTCCCACCGAGGCCATCACCGAGACGAAGCTGTTCGAGTTCTCGTTCACCAACCGCGAAGACGCCATCTACACCCGCGACGAACTCCTCGTCGACGACGAGGGCCGTCCGAAGCATCTGCCGTGGGAGGACTGGCGGCCCGGTGAGGACGAGCACACCTCGGCGTGGATGCGGGCCACCTCACCGTCGGGATCGGCCGCCTACGAGGGCCGGGTCGCCTGGTCCGGTGAGCTCGGCTACGGCGTGCGCGCCCCCGAGCGGGGCCAGTCTGCACCGGCGGCCGACGCCGCGTCCGAGGAGGACGACGCCTGA
- a CDS encoding NADH-quinone oxidoreductase subunit M, with product MNTLTLADAGASWPVLPTLVVLPVIGALLIAVIPRSRTELVKPIAVTFSVAVAAVAGWMLAAFEYDADEVGDEVASGFQFVSTHSWIEPLGITWNVGVDGISLFLIVMTVVLFPIAMLAVSPGHDDKPYFAWLLVLEAGAIGVFIALDLFLFFSFFEIVLVPMYFLIAQWGHGNARYAAMKFFLYTMFGSALMLVGIVSLAFLHRAEVGGDLTFSLVEIAEAQSIATTTGRWIFLAFALAFAVKVPLFPVHTWLPDAHTEAPTAGSVILAGVMLKLGTYGFLRFGVYLFPEAAEFFAPAMLTLGVVGILYGAIVATMQRDLKRLVAYSSVAHLGFIVLGTFALNTEGMTGSLLQMVNHGLSTGALFLLVGWLYERRHTRQISELSGLQKAAPIMAAVFTVVMFSSIGLPGLNGFVGEFLILLGTFTAARWWAVVATAGVILAALYMLWAYQRVFHGTPSGDNEDMADLNWREGLVIAPLLVLIVFMGVYPRPVIERMEPAVDRLVAHVETHVEDFDEPVNQGRAGGGFDEIEHGHQEGEAAEGDGE from the coding sequence ATGAACACACTCACCCTCGCGGACGCCGGAGCGAGCTGGCCCGTCCTTCCGACGCTCGTCGTCCTCCCCGTCATCGGCGCGCTCCTGATCGCCGTCATCCCGCGTTCGCGCACCGAGCTGGTGAAGCCCATCGCCGTGACGTTCTCCGTGGCGGTAGCCGCTGTCGCGGGCTGGATGCTCGCCGCGTTCGAGTACGACGCGGACGAGGTCGGCGACGAGGTGGCGTCGGGCTTCCAGTTCGTCTCCACCCACAGCTGGATCGAGCCGCTCGGGATCACCTGGAACGTCGGTGTGGACGGCATCTCGCTGTTCCTCATCGTCATGACCGTCGTGTTGTTCCCGATCGCCATGCTCGCGGTCTCGCCCGGGCACGACGACAAGCCCTACTTCGCGTGGCTGCTCGTCCTCGAGGCCGGTGCCATCGGCGTGTTCATCGCGCTCGATCTGTTCCTGTTCTTCTCGTTCTTCGAGATCGTGCTCGTGCCGATGTACTTCCTCATCGCCCAGTGGGGTCACGGCAACGCCCGGTACGCGGCGATGAAGTTCTTCCTCTACACGATGTTCGGTTCCGCGCTGATGCTCGTGGGGATCGTGTCGCTCGCGTTCCTGCACCGCGCCGAGGTCGGCGGCGACCTCACGTTCAGCCTCGTGGAGATCGCCGAGGCCCAGTCCATCGCGACGACGACGGGCCGTTGGATCTTCCTCGCCTTCGCGCTCGCGTTCGCCGTGAAGGTGCCGCTGTTCCCGGTGCACACGTGGCTTCCTGACGCACACACCGAGGCGCCCACGGCCGGCTCGGTCATCCTCGCCGGTGTCATGTTGAAGCTGGGCACCTACGGATTCCTGCGTTTCGGCGTGTACCTGTTCCCCGAGGCGGCCGAGTTCTTCGCTCCGGCGATGTTGACGCTCGGCGTCGTCGGCATCCTCTACGGCGCCATCGTGGCCACGATGCAGCGGGACCTGAAACGTCTCGTCGCGTACTCGTCGGTCGCCCACCTCGGATTCATCGTGCTCGGTACGTTCGCACTCAACACCGAGGGCATGACGGGCAGCCTTCTGCAGATGGTGAACCACGGTCTCTCGACCGGCGCGTTGTTCCTGCTCGTGGGTTGGCTCTACGAGCGCCGCCACACCCGACAGATCTCCGAGCTCAGCGGGCTCCAGAAGGCGGCGCCGATCATGGCGGCGGTCTTCACCGTCGTGATGTTCTCCTCGATCGGCCTTCCCGGCCTCAACGGTTTCGTCGGGGAGTTCCTCATCCTCCTCGGAACCTTCACGGCCGCCCGTTGGTGGGCCGTGGTCGCCACCGCCGGGGTCATCCTCGCCGCGCTCTACATGCTGTGGGCCTACCAGCGCGTCTTCCATGGGACGCCCAGCGGCGACAACGAGGACATGGCCGACCTGAACTGGCGTGAAGGTCTCGTCATCGCCCCGCTTCTCGTGCTGATCGTGTTCATGGGCGTCTACCCCCGCCCGGTCATCGAGCGGATGGAACCTGCGGTGGACCGCCTCGTCGCCCATGTCGAGACCCATGTCGAGGACTTCGACGAGCCGGTCAACCAGGGCCGCGCCGGCGGCGGTTTCGACGAGATCGAACACGGCCACCAAGAGGGCGAAGCAGCCGAAGGGGACGGTGAGTGA
- the nuoG gene encoding NADH-quinone oxidoreductase subunit NuoG has translation MTDVADEKAQKTTVTITVDGNEFEAEPGRMLIDACEDAGVYIPRFCYHPRMRPVGMCRMCIVDVDTGRGAALQPSCMLKVADGMVVDTESDRTKKAQDGVLEFLLVNHPLDCPVCDKGGECPLQDQTMSHGPGESRFVEEKRHFEKPIPISGLVDLDRERCILCDRCTRFAKEVVGDPLIHFIDRGNQTQVNTFPDEPFSSYFSGNTVQICPVGALTASSYRFKARPWDLDEVPGTFPNPMGDRVTIQASRNRVLRYLGVDSDAVNWSWLTDRDRFSFTAIHSEQRLTEPLVRSAEGDLVAASWSTALTTATDAIRAALDTGGPTSVGVIGGARLSTEDQYAWARLAKGVIGTDNVDAQLADGLPVDLVLGAPRATIADACEPGGTTLLLSADPKEELGTLFIRLRHAATEDRATLVELTPTATGLSDVAAHSLRVRPGDLAEVARRLVGAGGTGDLGPTGDDAIASARAALGDGPVTLVVGRASLAESPAVIADAVRVLLDGLDGSRVLPVMRRGNVFGALDTGLVPGHLPGRTTLAAAGDWYREAWGQVPAEVGLDTTGMLRAAAAGDLDVLVLLGADPLVDHPDRELVRSALAGVGTVIALDLFATTTVDRHADIVFPTAGFAEIDGTHTNLEGRLSPLGRKVTPPGTARSDWMIAAELAHRLGGDLGLDSVDAVWDEIEALSPLHAGATRSIVAESADGVVVPIADANRDGRPPMVTGLAPVDPVAAVRADAYALRLVVDRPLYDAGTTVSHAPALAALTVPARARLNPADRERLGVSGDAEVTVSTGRGSIRIATVADHRVPPGSIAIAFNCPGADAGELIDVDAPFAEARVQTR, from the coding sequence GTGACCGACGTCGCCGACGAGAAGGCCCAGAAGACGACGGTGACGATCACCGTCGACGGCAACGAGTTCGAGGCCGAGCCGGGCCGGATGCTCATCGACGCCTGCGAGGATGCCGGCGTCTACATCCCGCGCTTCTGCTACCACCCGCGGATGCGACCTGTCGGCATGTGTCGCATGTGCATCGTCGACGTCGACACCGGGCGCGGCGCCGCCCTGCAGCCCTCGTGCATGCTCAAGGTGGCCGACGGCATGGTCGTCGACACCGAGTCCGATCGCACGAAGAAGGCCCAGGACGGGGTCCTCGAGTTCCTGCTCGTCAACCACCCGTTGGACTGTCCCGTCTGCGACAAGGGCGGCGAGTGTCCGCTGCAGGACCAGACGATGTCGCACGGCCCCGGCGAGAGTCGTTTCGTCGAGGAGAAGCGCCACTTCGAGAAGCCCATCCCGATCTCGGGGCTGGTGGACCTGGACCGGGAACGCTGCATCCTGTGTGACCGTTGCACCCGCTTCGCCAAGGAGGTGGTCGGCGATCCGCTGATCCACTTCATCGACCGCGGCAACCAGACCCAGGTCAACACGTTCCCCGACGAGCCGTTCTCCAGCTACTTCAGCGGCAACACCGTCCAGATCTGCCCGGTCGGTGCCCTCACCGCGAGCAGCTACCGCTTCAAGGCCCGCCCCTGGGATCTCGACGAGGTGCCGGGCACCTTCCCCAACCCGATGGGCGACCGCGTCACCATCCAGGCGTCGCGCAACCGTGTGCTGCGCTATCTCGGCGTCGATTCCGACGCCGTCAACTGGAGCTGGCTCACCGATCGCGACCGCTTCTCGTTCACGGCCATCCACAGCGAGCAGCGCCTCACGGAGCCGCTCGTCCGCAGCGCCGAGGGCGACCTCGTGGCCGCGTCGTGGTCGACGGCGTTGACCACGGCCACCGACGCCATCCGCGCCGCTCTCGACACAGGGGGCCCGACCTCGGTCGGCGTGATCGGCGGGGCCCGCCTGAGTACCGAGGACCAGTACGCCTGGGCCCGCCTCGCCAAGGGTGTCATCGGTACCGACAACGTCGATGCCCAACTCGCCGACGGGCTCCCCGTGGACCTCGTGCTCGGCGCGCCGCGGGCCACCATCGCCGACGCCTGTGAGCCCGGGGGAACGACGCTGCTGTTGTCGGCGGACCCCAAGGAGGAACTCGGGACGCTGTTCATCAGGCTGCGCCACGCCGCCACCGAAGACCGCGCCACCCTGGTGGAGCTCACGCCGACAGCGACGGGCCTATCCGATGTCGCCGCCCATTCGCTGCGTGTGCGCCCCGGCGATCTCGCCGAGGTGGCCCGCCGCCTCGTAGGTGCCGGTGGTACCGGTGATCTCGGACCGACCGGTGACGACGCCATCGCATCGGCGCGGGCGGCACTCGGCGACGGCCCGGTCACGCTGGTCGTCGGGCGGGCATCCCTGGCGGAATCACCGGCGGTGATCGCCGACGCCGTCCGCGTCCTGCTCGACGGACTCGACGGCTCGCGGGTCCTTCCCGTCATGCGCCGTGGCAACGTGTTCGGCGCGCTGGACACGGGCCTCGTTCCCGGTCACCTACCCGGCCGGACCACTCTCGCCGCGGCCGGCGACTGGTACCGCGAAGCCTGGGGTCAGGTTCCCGCCGAGGTCGGCCTCGACACCACGGGCATGCTGCGTGCGGCCGCGGCCGGTGACCTCGACGTGCTCGTGCTCCTCGGCGCCGACCCACTCGTCGACCACCCTGACCGCGAACTCGTGCGCTCGGCCCTCGCCGGCGTCGGCACGGTCATCGCGCTCGACCTGTTCGCAACCACCACCGTGGACCGCCACGCGGACATCGTGTTCCCCACAGCCGGTTTCGCGGAGATCGACGGAACCCACACCAACCTGGAGGGGCGTCTCTCGCCTCTGGGTCGCAAGGTCACCCCACCGGGGACCGCCCGCAGCGACTGGATGATCGCAGCCGAACTCGCCCACCGCCTGGGCGGCGATCTCGGGTTGGACTCGGTGGACGCCGTGTGGGACGAGATCGAGGCGCTGTCACCGCTGCACGCCGGCGCCACCCGCTCCATCGTGGCCGAGTCCGCCGACGGTGTCGTCGTTCCGATCGCCGACGCGAACCGCGACGGCCGGCCGCCGATGGTCACCGGTCTCGCTCCTGTCGATCCCGTCGCCGCGGTGCGCGCCGACGCCTATGCGCTGCGTCTCGTCGTGGACCGTCCTCTCTACGATGCCGGCACGACTGTCTCCCACGCGCCCGCCCTGGCCGCCCTGACGGTGCCCGCCCGGGCGCGTCTGAACCCCGCCGACCGCGAGCGCCTCGGCGTGAGCGGCGATGCCGAGGTCACCGTGTCCACCGGGCGGGGATCCATCCGGATCGCGACGGTTGCAGATCACCGTGTCCCGCCGGGTTCGATCGCCATCGCGTTCAACTGTCCGGGTGCCGACGCCGGTGAACTCATCGACGTGGACGCCCCCTTCGCCGAGGCCCGGGTGCAGACGCGGTGA
- a CDS encoding NADH-quinone oxidoreductase subunit N, which translates to MSSLFAAAVSPLLGALTHLAQVNPIDPGSIDTPSVDWTAIIPHLVLMGGGVVALTLSSIAGRWLPDWFWSAWTAAVGTGALGGSIWQWFRVQDEPSGGFSTLGGAVGVDGFSVYLTGLISATVVLTAILAYDYTKRRGVAQLELYVLLLLSASGGVVMAGANDLIVMFLGLEVLSIAVYVLAALDLRRFRSQEAGMKYFVLGAFSSAFFLYGIALIYGAAGSTNLLDIDRFLSTNQLLDDGLLLGGFALLLVGLLFKVGAVPFHAWTPDVYQGAPSPIVAYMASGVKVAGFAAMLRIFWLTFGDYRTDWQPIIYAIAAITLLVGSIVAVVQTDVKRMLAYSSISHAGYILVGVQAATADGTSAALFYLGAYSFMVIGSFAVVTVMGSDGESAQSLGDYSGLARRRPVLALTFTLFLFAQAGVPFTSGFFAKFYVISAAVDARSYWLAAIAMMAAVIAAVLYLRIVLAMYIGTGDDTADAPTGAVRIAPGAAFVLFVAAAMTVTFGIIPFPIVDLARDAVPVLVAAG; encoded by the coding sequence ATGAGCTCCCTCTTCGCCGCCGCCGTCTCCCCGCTCCTCGGGGCGCTGACCCACCTGGCCCAGGTGAACCCGATCGATCCCGGATCGATCGACACGCCGTCGGTCGACTGGACCGCGATCATCCCGCACCTGGTGCTGATGGGTGGTGGCGTCGTCGCGCTGACCCTGTCGTCGATCGCCGGGCGCTGGCTGCCCGACTGGTTCTGGTCGGCGTGGACCGCGGCAGTGGGAACCGGCGCCCTCGGCGGTTCGATCTGGCAGTGGTTCCGGGTGCAGGACGAGCCGTCGGGTGGCTTCTCCACGCTGGGCGGTGCCGTCGGGGTCGACGGCTTCTCCGTCTACCTGACCGGTCTCATCTCGGCCACCGTCGTGCTGACCGCGATCCTGGCCTACGACTACACGAAGCGCCGCGGCGTCGCCCAACTCGAGCTGTACGTCCTGTTGCTCTTGTCGGCGTCGGGTGGCGTCGTGATGGCCGGCGCCAACGACCTCATCGTCATGTTCCTCGGCCTCGAGGTCCTCTCGATCGCCGTCTACGTGCTCGCCGCGCTGGACCTGCGCCGTTTCCGTTCCCAGGAGGCGGGCATGAAGTACTTCGTGCTCGGGGCCTTCTCGTCGGCCTTCTTCCTCTACGGAATCGCTCTCATCTACGGCGCCGCCGGATCGACCAACCTCTTGGACATCGACCGGTTCCTGTCGACCAACCAGCTCCTCGACGACGGCCTGCTGCTCGGTGGCTTCGCACTGCTGCTCGTCGGTCTGCTGTTCAAGGTGGGGGCCGTGCCGTTCCACGCCTGGACGCCCGATGTCTACCAGGGCGCCCCCTCGCCGATCGTCGCCTACATGGCCTCCGGCGTGAAGGTCGCCGGCTTCGCCGCCATGTTGCGGATCTTCTGGCTCACCTTCGGGGACTACCGCACCGACTGGCAGCCGATCATCTACGCGATCGCCGCGATAACCCTGCTCGTCGGCTCGATCGTCGCCGTCGTGCAGACCGACGTGAAGCGCATGCTCGCCTACTCGTCGATCAGCCACGCCGGCTACATCCTGGTGGGCGTGCAGGCGGCCACCGCCGACGGCACGTCAGCCGCGTTGTTCTACCTCGGTGCCTACTCCTTCATGGTGATCGGCAGCTTCGCCGTCGTGACCGTCATGGGATCCGACGGCGAGTCCGCCCAGTCGCTGGGGGACTACTCCGGACTCGCCCGGCGTCGACCCGTCCTCGCTCTCACGTTCACCCTGTTCCTGTTCGCGCAGGCCGGCGTCCCCTTCACGTCGGGCTTCTTCGCGAAGTTCTACGTCATCAGCGCCGCCGTCGACGCCCGGTCCTACTGGCTCGCGGCGATTGCGATGATGGCCGCTGTCATCGCAGCGGTCCTGTACCTGCGCATCGTCCTCGCCATGTACATCGGGACCGGCGACGACACCGCCGACGCTCCCACCGGTGCGGTGCGCATCGCCCCCGGGGCGGCCTTCGTGCTGTTCGTCGCCGCGGCGATGACCGTCACCTTCGGCATCATCCCGTTCCCCATCGTCGATCTGGCCAGGGACGCGGTCCCCGTCCTCGTCGCAGCAGGTTGA